The Plectropomus leopardus isolate mb chromosome 2, YSFRI_Pleo_2.0, whole genome shotgun sequence genome has a window encoding:
- the zmynd8 gene encoding protein kinase C-binding protein 1 isoform X2, translated as MEISTRSKDTGSSERVTQKRKIPSPSHSSNGHSPAETSPCPVKKKKKPGAVSSSKDQSELRHGPFYYVKQPALTTDPVDVVPQDGRNDFYCWLCHREGQVLCCELCPRVYHAKCLKLPAEPEGDWFCPECEKITVAECIETQSKAMMMLTIDQLSYLLKFALQKMKQPGDHPRLSSRSPHAASTQRKTFNWTEPFQKPVSLEQHPDYAEYIFHPMDLCTLEKNIKKKMYGCTEAFLADAKWILHNCIIYNGGNHKLTATAKVIVKICEHEMNEIEVCPECYLSACQKRDNWFCEPCSNPHPLVWAKLKGFPFWPAKALRDKDGQVDARFFGQHDRAWVPLNNCYLMSKEIPFSVKKTKSIFNSAMQEMEVYVENMRKKFGVFNYAPFRTPYTPDNNFQMLLDPSNPSSTPIKPEKQEKIKLSFDMTASPKIHLARTILSPAGVGGSTGSRRLPLSEMPRSPMSTNSSAHTGSDGEQESADKPQTKAANSQFVAGEENMDCTASPAHPRPGPAGTSLDSPKPFHSQAPGIPKQEKTPPTGSILNLNLDRSKAEMDLKELSETVQQKQGATPVLTSPKRQIKSRFQLNLDKTIESCKAQLGIDEISVDVYKGVEHSDTEDSDKSDSSDSEYASDEEQKTKDGQDAALDDEAQKEPTKSKVKDKPSPSQEKEAKADTLVASETEAGDVTATTTDSPTKEKISTDSEKESPEKTKAPPASPGLRDKAPVKEEAKQPVPVEDSDSERELVIDLGEEHGGKDRKRSRKDNTTAKESSAGKAEGKALTPSSLPSQNSTAPSTPSSVSTQSPLAIPVTMVSFTAPSPAAISLATVSSATATPPSSSSSSASPTPALKKQRPLLPRETVPVVQRAVVWNPSAKFQTSSQKWHMQKVQRQQQNQQPVATTQMQASSPRQGQAQVLTQTQATGNGSTAVSSSSAQQSSQSTRYQTRQAVKVQQKDTPLSTSTSAVTLVSGSPASVAMMAASSLATAATSSPVATDLYIPTASADVAADIAKYTNKIMDAIKGTMTEIYNDLSKSTSGNTIAEIRRLRIEIEKLQWLHQQELSEMKHNLELTMAEMRQSLEQERERLVTEVKKQMELEKQQAVDETKKKQWCANCRKEAIFYCCWNTSYCDYPCQQAHWPEHMKSCTQSATAPPQEAEAESTVDLPNKALGQTNSGPNSLRDTPVSAPSDKDCDMEKSTDNVAVTLS; from the exons ATGGAGATCTCAACACGATCCAAAG ACACAGGGTCATCAGAAAGGGTGACCCAAAAACGAAAGATACCGAGTCCCTCTCATTCGTCTAATGGTCACTCCCCTGCTGAAACGTCCCCCTGCCCagtgaaaaagaagaagaaaccagGTGCTGTTAGCAGCAGCAAAGACCAG TCAGAACTAAGACATGGTCCCTTTTACTATGTGAAGCAGCCAGCACTCACCACAGACCCTGTTGATGTTGTACCGCAGGACGGCAGGAATGACTTCTACTGCTGGCTGTGCCACCGCGAGGGCCAGGTGCTCTGCTGTGAGCTCTGCCCCAGGGTGTACCACGCCAAGTGCCTCAAACTACCAGCCGAGCCCGAGGGCGACTGGTTCTGTCCGGAGTGTGAG AAAATTACAGTTGCTGAGTGTATAGAGACTCAGAGCAAAGCCATGATGATGCTAACTATAGACCAGCTGTCTTACCTCCTAAAGTTTGCCCTTCAGAAGATGAAACAGCCAGGT GATCATCCCCGCTTGTCATCTCGCTCCCCCCATGCAGCTTCCACGCAGAGAAAGACTTTTAATTGG ACCGAACCATTCCAGAAACCCGTGTCTCTTGAACAGCATCCAGATTATGCAGAGTACATCTTTCACCCTATGGATCTTTGCACACTTGAGAAG aatattaaaaagaaaatgtatggcTGCACAGAGGCCTTCTTAGCAGATGCAAAGTGGATTTTGCACAACTGTATTATATACAATGGAG GGAATCACAAACTCACAGCTACAGCTAAAGTGATAGTAAAAATCTGCGAACATGAG ATGAACGAGATTGAAGTTTGTCCTGAGTGTTATCTGTCTGCTTGCCAAAAGAGAGACAACTGGTTCTGTGAGCCTTGT AGTAACCCACACCCTCTAGTGTGGGCCAAACTGAAAGGATTTCCATTCTGGCCTGCTAAAGCTCTGCGGGACAAAGATGGACAAGTGGATGCGCGCTTCTTCGGTCAGCACGACAG GGCTTGGGTTCCTTTAAACAATTGCTACCTCATGTCCAAAGAGATCCCATTCTCTGTGAAGAAGACCAAGAGCATCTTCAACAGCGCCATGCAGGAGATGGAGGTCTATGTGGAGAACATGAGGAAAAAGTTTGGAGTGTTTAACTACGCCCCCTTCAGGACACCCTACACTCCTGACAACAACTTCCAGATGCTGCTGGATCCCTCCAACCCCTCATCCACCCCGATCAAACCTGAGAAGCAGGAGAAGATCAAGCTGAGCTTTGATATGACGGCATCCCCCAAGATCCATTTGGCCAGGACCATACTGTCTCCGGCTGGAGTGGGAGGAAGCACTGGAAGTCGCCGGCTCCCTCTCAGTGAGATGCCTCGCTCCCCCATGAGCACCAACTCCTCTGCCCATACTGGCTCAGATGGGGAACAAGAGTCAGCAGACAAGCCCCagacaaaagcagcaaacagcCAGTTCGTTGCAGGAGAGGAGAACATGGATTGTACAG CATCACCTGCCCATCCACGACCTGGTCCTGCAGGCACTTCTTTGGACAGCCCTAAACCATTCCACTCTCAGGCTCCAGGCATCCCCAAGCAGGAGAAGACACCACCGACAGGAAGCATCCTGAACCTCAATCTAG ATCGGAGTAAAGCAGAAATGGACCTCAAGGAGCTTAGTGAAACGGTTCAGCAGAAACAAGGAGCCACACCGGTCCTCACTTCTCCTAAAAGACAGATCAAGAGCCGTTTCCAGCTTAACTTGGATAAAACCATTGAAAGCTGCAAGGCACAGCTGG GCATAGATGAGATCTCTGTCGATGTGTATAAAGGTGTGGAACATAGTGACACAGAAGACTCTGATAAATCGGACTCCAGTGACAGTGAGTATGCCAGCGATGAGGAGCAAAAGACCAAGGATGGCCAGGATGCAGCACTTGATGATGAAGCCCAGAAGGAGCCTACCAAAAGTAAAGTCAAAGACAAGCCCTCCCCAAGTCAAGAGAAGGAGGCTAAAGCTGATACACTTGTGGCATCTGAGACTGAAGCAGGTGATGTTACTGCAACAACAACAGATTCTCCAACTAAGGAGAAAATAAGCACGGATTCTGAAAAAGAGAGCCCAGAGAAGACCAAAGCACCTCCAGCATCACCTGGTCTCAGGGACAAGGCTCCAGTGAAAGAGGAGGCAAAGCAGCCTGTGCCAGTGGAGGACTCTGACTCAGAGAGAGAGCTGGTTATCGACCTTGGAGAGGAACACGGAGGCAAGGACAGGAAAAGGAGCCGGAAAGACAACACCACTGCTAAAGAGTCATCTGCTGGTAAAGCTGAAG GTAAAGCCCTGACGCCATCATCACTCCCGTCTCAAAACAGTACAGCTCCTTCCACACCCTCCAGTGTTTCCACACAGTCCCCTTTGGCCATTCCTGTCACCATGGTCTCCTTCACAGCTCCCTCGCCTGCAGCCATAAGCCTTGCAACAGTGTCCAGTGCCACAGCAAcacccccctcttcctcctcctcctctgcctcccccaCACCAGCTTTGAAGAAACAGCGACCCCTGCTGCCCAGGGAGACGGTACCGGTGGTGCAGAGAGCTGTGGTGTGGAATCCCAGTGCCAAATTTCAGACCTCCTCTCAGAAGTGGCACATGCAGAAGGTGCAGCGTCAGCAGCAGAACCAGCAACCTGTGGCGACCACGCAGATGCAGGCGTCGTCTCCCAGGCAAGGTCAGGCTCAAGTGCTGACACAGACGCAGGCCACTGGGAACGGCTCGACAGCGGTGTCCTCATCTTCAGCACAGCAGTCTTCACAAAGTACGCGCTATCAGACCAGACAGGCTGTTAAAG TTCAGCAAAAAGACACTCCACTCAGCACATCCACGTCGGCTGTCACCCTCGTATCCGGTAGTCCAGCATCTGTAGCCATGATGGCAGCATCAAGTTTAGCCACAGCTGCTACATCTTCACCAGTGGCAACAGACTTGTATATCCCCACTGCCTCAGCGGATGTAGCTGCAGACATTGCCAAGTACACAAATAAA ATAATGGATGCAATCAAAGGTACAATGACTGAAATCTACAATGACCTTTCTAAGAGTACTTCAGGGAACACAATAGCAGAG ATAAGACGACTGAGAATCGAAATAGAAAAATTACAGTGGCTGCATCAACAAGAGCTGTCAGAAATGAAGCACAATCTCG AGCTGACAATGGCGGAGATGAGGCAAAGCCTGGAGCAGGAGCGAGAGAGGTTGGTGACTGAGGTAAAGAAACAGATGGAGCTGGAGAAGCAGCAGGCAGTGGACGAGACGAAGAAGAAGCAGTGGTGTGCTAACTGTAGGAAAGAGGCCATCTTCTACTGCTGCTGGAACACCAGCTACTGTGATTACCCCTGTCAGCAAGCCCACTGGCCAGAACACATGAAGTCCTGCACTCAGTCAG CCACAGCCCCACCACAAGAAGCTGAGGCTGAGTCGACAGTAGACCTTCCAAACAAAGCTTTAGGGCAGACTAACAGTGGCCCAAACTCTCTCAGAGACACGCCGGTCTCTGCACCATCTGACAAAGACTGTGACATGGAGAAAAGCACGGATAATGTTGCTGTCACTTTGTCCTAA
- the zmynd8 gene encoding protein kinase C-binding protein 1 isoform X3 — protein sequence MHPQSLSGEEDKSEITREGMEISTRSKDTGSSERVTQKRKIPSPSHSSNGHSPAETSPCPVKKKKKPGAVSSSKDQSELRHGPFYYVKQPALTTDPVDVVPQDGRNDFYCWLCHREGQVLCCELCPRVYHAKCLKLPAEPEGDWFCPECEKITVAECIETQSKAMMMLTIDQLSYLLKFALQKMKQPGTEPFQKPVSLEQHPDYAEYIFHPMDLCTLEKNIKKKMYGCTEAFLADAKWILHNCIIYNGGNHKLTATAKVIVKICEHEMNEIEVCPECYLSACQKRDNWFCEPCSNPHPLVWAKLKGFPFWPAKALRDKDGQVDARFFGQHDRAWVPLNNCYLMSKEIPFSVKKTKSIFNSAMQEMEVYVENMRKKFGVFNYAPFRTPYTPDNNFQMLLDPSNPSSTPIKPEKQEKIKLSFDMTASPKIHLARTILSPAGVGGSTGSRRLPLSEMPRSPMSTNSSAHTGSDGEQESADKPQTKAANSQFVAGEENMDCTASPAHPRPGPAGTSLDSPKPFHSQAPGIPKQEKTPPTGSILNLNLDRSKAEMDLKELSETVQQKQGATPVLTSPKRQIKSRFQLNLDKTIESCKAQLGIDEISVDVYKGVEHSDTEDSDKSDSSDSEYASDEEQKTKDGQDAALDDEAQKEPTKSKVKDKPSPSQEKEAKADTLVASETEAGDVTATTTDSPTKEKISTDSEKESPEKTKAPPASPGLRDKAPVKEEAKQPVPVEDSDSERELVIDLGEEHGGKDRKRSRKDNTTAKESSAGKAEGKALTPSSLPSQNSTAPSTPSSVSTQSPLAIPVTMVSFTAPSPAAISLATVSSATATPPSSSSSSASPTPALKKQRPLLPRETVPVVQRAVVWNPSAKFQTSSQKWHMQKVQRQQQNQQPVATTQMQASSPRQGQAQVLTQTQATGNGSTAVSSSSAQQSSQSTRYQTRQAVKVQQKDTPLSTSTSAVTLVSGSPASVAMMAASSLATAATSSPVATDLYIPTASADVAADIAKYTNKIMDAIKGTMTEIYNDLSKSTSGNTIAEIRRLRIEIEKLQWLHQQELSEMKHNLELTMAEMRQSLEQERERLVTEVKKQMELEKQQAVDETKKKQWCANCRKEAIFYCCWNTSYCDYPCQQAHWPEHMKSCTQSATAPPQEAEAESTVDLPNKALGQTNSGPNSLRDTPVSAPSDKDCDMEKSTDNVAVTLS from the exons ATGCATCCACAGAG tttatcaGGGGAAGAGGATAAGTCTGAAATTACAAGAGAAGGAATGGAGATCTCAACACGATCCAAAG ACACAGGGTCATCAGAAAGGGTGACCCAAAAACGAAAGATACCGAGTCCCTCTCATTCGTCTAATGGTCACTCCCCTGCTGAAACGTCCCCCTGCCCagtgaaaaagaagaagaaaccagGTGCTGTTAGCAGCAGCAAAGACCAG TCAGAACTAAGACATGGTCCCTTTTACTATGTGAAGCAGCCAGCACTCACCACAGACCCTGTTGATGTTGTACCGCAGGACGGCAGGAATGACTTCTACTGCTGGCTGTGCCACCGCGAGGGCCAGGTGCTCTGCTGTGAGCTCTGCCCCAGGGTGTACCACGCCAAGTGCCTCAAACTACCAGCCGAGCCCGAGGGCGACTGGTTCTGTCCGGAGTGTGAG AAAATTACAGTTGCTGAGTGTATAGAGACTCAGAGCAAAGCCATGATGATGCTAACTATAGACCAGCTGTCTTACCTCCTAAAGTTTGCCCTTCAGAAGATGAAACAGCCAGGT ACCGAACCATTCCAGAAACCCGTGTCTCTTGAACAGCATCCAGATTATGCAGAGTACATCTTTCACCCTATGGATCTTTGCACACTTGAGAAG aatattaaaaagaaaatgtatggcTGCACAGAGGCCTTCTTAGCAGATGCAAAGTGGATTTTGCACAACTGTATTATATACAATGGAG GGAATCACAAACTCACAGCTACAGCTAAAGTGATAGTAAAAATCTGCGAACATGAG ATGAACGAGATTGAAGTTTGTCCTGAGTGTTATCTGTCTGCTTGCCAAAAGAGAGACAACTGGTTCTGTGAGCCTTGT AGTAACCCACACCCTCTAGTGTGGGCCAAACTGAAAGGATTTCCATTCTGGCCTGCTAAAGCTCTGCGGGACAAAGATGGACAAGTGGATGCGCGCTTCTTCGGTCAGCACGACAG GGCTTGGGTTCCTTTAAACAATTGCTACCTCATGTCCAAAGAGATCCCATTCTCTGTGAAGAAGACCAAGAGCATCTTCAACAGCGCCATGCAGGAGATGGAGGTCTATGTGGAGAACATGAGGAAAAAGTTTGGAGTGTTTAACTACGCCCCCTTCAGGACACCCTACACTCCTGACAACAACTTCCAGATGCTGCTGGATCCCTCCAACCCCTCATCCACCCCGATCAAACCTGAGAAGCAGGAGAAGATCAAGCTGAGCTTTGATATGACGGCATCCCCCAAGATCCATTTGGCCAGGACCATACTGTCTCCGGCTGGAGTGGGAGGAAGCACTGGAAGTCGCCGGCTCCCTCTCAGTGAGATGCCTCGCTCCCCCATGAGCACCAACTCCTCTGCCCATACTGGCTCAGATGGGGAACAAGAGTCAGCAGACAAGCCCCagacaaaagcagcaaacagcCAGTTCGTTGCAGGAGAGGAGAACATGGATTGTACAG CATCACCTGCCCATCCACGACCTGGTCCTGCAGGCACTTCTTTGGACAGCCCTAAACCATTCCACTCTCAGGCTCCAGGCATCCCCAAGCAGGAGAAGACACCACCGACAGGAAGCATCCTGAACCTCAATCTAG ATCGGAGTAAAGCAGAAATGGACCTCAAGGAGCTTAGTGAAACGGTTCAGCAGAAACAAGGAGCCACACCGGTCCTCACTTCTCCTAAAAGACAGATCAAGAGCCGTTTCCAGCTTAACTTGGATAAAACCATTGAAAGCTGCAAGGCACAGCTGG GCATAGATGAGATCTCTGTCGATGTGTATAAAGGTGTGGAACATAGTGACACAGAAGACTCTGATAAATCGGACTCCAGTGACAGTGAGTATGCCAGCGATGAGGAGCAAAAGACCAAGGATGGCCAGGATGCAGCACTTGATGATGAAGCCCAGAAGGAGCCTACCAAAAGTAAAGTCAAAGACAAGCCCTCCCCAAGTCAAGAGAAGGAGGCTAAAGCTGATACACTTGTGGCATCTGAGACTGAAGCAGGTGATGTTACTGCAACAACAACAGATTCTCCAACTAAGGAGAAAATAAGCACGGATTCTGAAAAAGAGAGCCCAGAGAAGACCAAAGCACCTCCAGCATCACCTGGTCTCAGGGACAAGGCTCCAGTGAAAGAGGAGGCAAAGCAGCCTGTGCCAGTGGAGGACTCTGACTCAGAGAGAGAGCTGGTTATCGACCTTGGAGAGGAACACGGAGGCAAGGACAGGAAAAGGAGCCGGAAAGACAACACCACTGCTAAAGAGTCATCTGCTGGTAAAGCTGAAG GTAAAGCCCTGACGCCATCATCACTCCCGTCTCAAAACAGTACAGCTCCTTCCACACCCTCCAGTGTTTCCACACAGTCCCCTTTGGCCATTCCTGTCACCATGGTCTCCTTCACAGCTCCCTCGCCTGCAGCCATAAGCCTTGCAACAGTGTCCAGTGCCACAGCAAcacccccctcttcctcctcctcctctgcctcccccaCACCAGCTTTGAAGAAACAGCGACCCCTGCTGCCCAGGGAGACGGTACCGGTGGTGCAGAGAGCTGTGGTGTGGAATCCCAGTGCCAAATTTCAGACCTCCTCTCAGAAGTGGCACATGCAGAAGGTGCAGCGTCAGCAGCAGAACCAGCAACCTGTGGCGACCACGCAGATGCAGGCGTCGTCTCCCAGGCAAGGTCAGGCTCAAGTGCTGACACAGACGCAGGCCACTGGGAACGGCTCGACAGCGGTGTCCTCATCTTCAGCACAGCAGTCTTCACAAAGTACGCGCTATCAGACCAGACAGGCTGTTAAAG TTCAGCAAAAAGACACTCCACTCAGCACATCCACGTCGGCTGTCACCCTCGTATCCGGTAGTCCAGCATCTGTAGCCATGATGGCAGCATCAAGTTTAGCCACAGCTGCTACATCTTCACCAGTGGCAACAGACTTGTATATCCCCACTGCCTCAGCGGATGTAGCTGCAGACATTGCCAAGTACACAAATAAA ATAATGGATGCAATCAAAGGTACAATGACTGAAATCTACAATGACCTTTCTAAGAGTACTTCAGGGAACACAATAGCAGAG ATAAGACGACTGAGAATCGAAATAGAAAAATTACAGTGGCTGCATCAACAAGAGCTGTCAGAAATGAAGCACAATCTCG AGCTGACAATGGCGGAGATGAGGCAAAGCCTGGAGCAGGAGCGAGAGAGGTTGGTGACTGAGGTAAAGAAACAGATGGAGCTGGAGAAGCAGCAGGCAGTGGACGAGACGAAGAAGAAGCAGTGGTGTGCTAACTGTAGGAAAGAGGCCATCTTCTACTGCTGCTGGAACACCAGCTACTGTGATTACCCCTGTCAGCAAGCCCACTGGCCAGAACACATGAAGTCCTGCACTCAGTCAG CCACAGCCCCACCACAAGAAGCTGAGGCTGAGTCGACAGTAGACCTTCCAAACAAAGCTTTAGGGCAGACTAACAGTGGCCCAAACTCTCTCAGAGACACGCCGGTCTCTGCACCATCTGACAAAGACTGTGACATGGAGAAAAGCACGGATAATGTTGCTGTCACTTTGTCCTAA
- the zmynd8 gene encoding protein kinase C-binding protein 1 isoform X1, with translation MHPQSLSGEEDKSEITREGMEISTRSKDTGSSERVTQKRKIPSPSHSSNGHSPAETSPCPVKKKKKPGAVSSSKDQSELRHGPFYYVKQPALTTDPVDVVPQDGRNDFYCWLCHREGQVLCCELCPRVYHAKCLKLPAEPEGDWFCPECEKITVAECIETQSKAMMMLTIDQLSYLLKFALQKMKQPGDHPRLSSRSPHAASTQRKTFNWTEPFQKPVSLEQHPDYAEYIFHPMDLCTLEKNIKKKMYGCTEAFLADAKWILHNCIIYNGGNHKLTATAKVIVKICEHEMNEIEVCPECYLSACQKRDNWFCEPCSNPHPLVWAKLKGFPFWPAKALRDKDGQVDARFFGQHDRAWVPLNNCYLMSKEIPFSVKKTKSIFNSAMQEMEVYVENMRKKFGVFNYAPFRTPYTPDNNFQMLLDPSNPSSTPIKPEKQEKIKLSFDMTASPKIHLARTILSPAGVGGSTGSRRLPLSEMPRSPMSTNSSAHTGSDGEQESADKPQTKAANSQFVAGEENMDCTASPAHPRPGPAGTSLDSPKPFHSQAPGIPKQEKTPPTGSILNLNLDRSKAEMDLKELSETVQQKQGATPVLTSPKRQIKSRFQLNLDKTIESCKAQLGIDEISVDVYKGVEHSDTEDSDKSDSSDSEYASDEEQKTKDGQDAALDDEAQKEPTKSKVKDKPSPSQEKEAKADTLVASETEAGDVTATTTDSPTKEKISTDSEKESPEKTKAPPASPGLRDKAPVKEEAKQPVPVEDSDSERELVIDLGEEHGGKDRKRSRKDNTTAKESSAGKAEGKALTPSSLPSQNSTAPSTPSSVSTQSPLAIPVTMVSFTAPSPAAISLATVSSATATPPSSSSSSASPTPALKKQRPLLPRETVPVVQRAVVWNPSAKFQTSSQKWHMQKVQRQQQNQQPVATTQMQASSPRQGQAQVLTQTQATGNGSTAVSSSSAQQSSQSTRYQTRQAVKVQQKDTPLSTSTSAVTLVSGSPASVAMMAASSLATAATSSPVATDLYIPTASADVAADIAKYTNKIMDAIKGTMTEIYNDLSKSTSGNTIAEIRRLRIEIEKLQWLHQQELSEMKHNLELTMAEMRQSLEQERERLVTEVKKQMELEKQQAVDETKKKQWCANCRKEAIFYCCWNTSYCDYPCQQAHWPEHMKSCTQSATAPPQEAEAESTVDLPNKALGQTNSGPNSLRDTPVSAPSDKDCDMEKSTDNVAVTLS, from the exons ATGCATCCACAGAG tttatcaGGGGAAGAGGATAAGTCTGAAATTACAAGAGAAGGAATGGAGATCTCAACACGATCCAAAG ACACAGGGTCATCAGAAAGGGTGACCCAAAAACGAAAGATACCGAGTCCCTCTCATTCGTCTAATGGTCACTCCCCTGCTGAAACGTCCCCCTGCCCagtgaaaaagaagaagaaaccagGTGCTGTTAGCAGCAGCAAAGACCAG TCAGAACTAAGACATGGTCCCTTTTACTATGTGAAGCAGCCAGCACTCACCACAGACCCTGTTGATGTTGTACCGCAGGACGGCAGGAATGACTTCTACTGCTGGCTGTGCCACCGCGAGGGCCAGGTGCTCTGCTGTGAGCTCTGCCCCAGGGTGTACCACGCCAAGTGCCTCAAACTACCAGCCGAGCCCGAGGGCGACTGGTTCTGTCCGGAGTGTGAG AAAATTACAGTTGCTGAGTGTATAGAGACTCAGAGCAAAGCCATGATGATGCTAACTATAGACCAGCTGTCTTACCTCCTAAAGTTTGCCCTTCAGAAGATGAAACAGCCAGGT GATCATCCCCGCTTGTCATCTCGCTCCCCCCATGCAGCTTCCACGCAGAGAAAGACTTTTAATTGG ACCGAACCATTCCAGAAACCCGTGTCTCTTGAACAGCATCCAGATTATGCAGAGTACATCTTTCACCCTATGGATCTTTGCACACTTGAGAAG aatattaaaaagaaaatgtatggcTGCACAGAGGCCTTCTTAGCAGATGCAAAGTGGATTTTGCACAACTGTATTATATACAATGGAG GGAATCACAAACTCACAGCTACAGCTAAAGTGATAGTAAAAATCTGCGAACATGAG ATGAACGAGATTGAAGTTTGTCCTGAGTGTTATCTGTCTGCTTGCCAAAAGAGAGACAACTGGTTCTGTGAGCCTTGT AGTAACCCACACCCTCTAGTGTGGGCCAAACTGAAAGGATTTCCATTCTGGCCTGCTAAAGCTCTGCGGGACAAAGATGGACAAGTGGATGCGCGCTTCTTCGGTCAGCACGACAG GGCTTGGGTTCCTTTAAACAATTGCTACCTCATGTCCAAAGAGATCCCATTCTCTGTGAAGAAGACCAAGAGCATCTTCAACAGCGCCATGCAGGAGATGGAGGTCTATGTGGAGAACATGAGGAAAAAGTTTGGAGTGTTTAACTACGCCCCCTTCAGGACACCCTACACTCCTGACAACAACTTCCAGATGCTGCTGGATCCCTCCAACCCCTCATCCACCCCGATCAAACCTGAGAAGCAGGAGAAGATCAAGCTGAGCTTTGATATGACGGCATCCCCCAAGATCCATTTGGCCAGGACCATACTGTCTCCGGCTGGAGTGGGAGGAAGCACTGGAAGTCGCCGGCTCCCTCTCAGTGAGATGCCTCGCTCCCCCATGAGCACCAACTCCTCTGCCCATACTGGCTCAGATGGGGAACAAGAGTCAGCAGACAAGCCCCagacaaaagcagcaaacagcCAGTTCGTTGCAGGAGAGGAGAACATGGATTGTACAG CATCACCTGCCCATCCACGACCTGGTCCTGCAGGCACTTCTTTGGACAGCCCTAAACCATTCCACTCTCAGGCTCCAGGCATCCCCAAGCAGGAGAAGACACCACCGACAGGAAGCATCCTGAACCTCAATCTAG ATCGGAGTAAAGCAGAAATGGACCTCAAGGAGCTTAGTGAAACGGTTCAGCAGAAACAAGGAGCCACACCGGTCCTCACTTCTCCTAAAAGACAGATCAAGAGCCGTTTCCAGCTTAACTTGGATAAAACCATTGAAAGCTGCAAGGCACAGCTGG GCATAGATGAGATCTCTGTCGATGTGTATAAAGGTGTGGAACATAGTGACACAGAAGACTCTGATAAATCGGACTCCAGTGACAGTGAGTATGCCAGCGATGAGGAGCAAAAGACCAAGGATGGCCAGGATGCAGCACTTGATGATGAAGCCCAGAAGGAGCCTACCAAAAGTAAAGTCAAAGACAAGCCCTCCCCAAGTCAAGAGAAGGAGGCTAAAGCTGATACACTTGTGGCATCTGAGACTGAAGCAGGTGATGTTACTGCAACAACAACAGATTCTCCAACTAAGGAGAAAATAAGCACGGATTCTGAAAAAGAGAGCCCAGAGAAGACCAAAGCACCTCCAGCATCACCTGGTCTCAGGGACAAGGCTCCAGTGAAAGAGGAGGCAAAGCAGCCTGTGCCAGTGGAGGACTCTGACTCAGAGAGAGAGCTGGTTATCGACCTTGGAGAGGAACACGGAGGCAAGGACAGGAAAAGGAGCCGGAAAGACAACACCACTGCTAAAGAGTCATCTGCTGGTAAAGCTGAAG GTAAAGCCCTGACGCCATCATCACTCCCGTCTCAAAACAGTACAGCTCCTTCCACACCCTCCAGTGTTTCCACACAGTCCCCTTTGGCCATTCCTGTCACCATGGTCTCCTTCACAGCTCCCTCGCCTGCAGCCATAAGCCTTGCAACAGTGTCCAGTGCCACAGCAAcacccccctcttcctcctcctcctctgcctcccccaCACCAGCTTTGAAGAAACAGCGACCCCTGCTGCCCAGGGAGACGGTACCGGTGGTGCAGAGAGCTGTGGTGTGGAATCCCAGTGCCAAATTTCAGACCTCCTCTCAGAAGTGGCACATGCAGAAGGTGCAGCGTCAGCAGCAGAACCAGCAACCTGTGGCGACCACGCAGATGCAGGCGTCGTCTCCCAGGCAAGGTCAGGCTCAAGTGCTGACACAGACGCAGGCCACTGGGAACGGCTCGACAGCGGTGTCCTCATCTTCAGCACAGCAGTCTTCACAAAGTACGCGCTATCAGACCAGACAGGCTGTTAAAG TTCAGCAAAAAGACACTCCACTCAGCACATCCACGTCGGCTGTCACCCTCGTATCCGGTAGTCCAGCATCTGTAGCCATGATGGCAGCATCAAGTTTAGCCACAGCTGCTACATCTTCACCAGTGGCAACAGACTTGTATATCCCCACTGCCTCAGCGGATGTAGCTGCAGACATTGCCAAGTACACAAATAAA ATAATGGATGCAATCAAAGGTACAATGACTGAAATCTACAATGACCTTTCTAAGAGTACTTCAGGGAACACAATAGCAGAG ATAAGACGACTGAGAATCGAAATAGAAAAATTACAGTGGCTGCATCAACAAGAGCTGTCAGAAATGAAGCACAATCTCG AGCTGACAATGGCGGAGATGAGGCAAAGCCTGGAGCAGGAGCGAGAGAGGTTGGTGACTGAGGTAAAGAAACAGATGGAGCTGGAGAAGCAGCAGGCAGTGGACGAGACGAAGAAGAAGCAGTGGTGTGCTAACTGTAGGAAAGAGGCCATCTTCTACTGCTGCTGGAACACCAGCTACTGTGATTACCCCTGTCAGCAAGCCCACTGGCCAGAACACATGAAGTCCTGCACTCAGTCAG CCACAGCCCCACCACAAGAAGCTGAGGCTGAGTCGACAGTAGACCTTCCAAACAAAGCTTTAGGGCAGACTAACAGTGGCCCAAACTCTCTCAGAGACACGCCGGTCTCTGCACCATCTGACAAAGACTGTGACATGGAGAAAAGCACGGATAATGTTGCTGTCACTTTGTCCTAA